The following nucleotide sequence is from Borrelia coriaceae.
CAAAAATCAAAGCCTTTAAAGGATTTCTAGCACTCCCCTTGGGAGACGGAACATATTTACAAATAGCTTCAAGCAACTCATCAATTCCTATGCCATTTTTAGCAGATATGGGAACAATAATATTTGAATCTAATCCCAAATCATGCTCTATTTGCTCTTTTACAAAATCAATATTAGCACTTGGTAAATCTATTTTGTTAATAACAGGAATAATTTCAAGACCATGCTCAAATGCCATATAAAAATTTGAAACAGTTTGGGCCTCTATTCCCTGGCTTGCATCAACCAGTAAGAGTGCTCCTTCACAAGATGAAATCGCTCTTGAAACTTCATAAGAAAAATCAACATGCCCCGGGGTATCTACAAAATTAAGTTCATAAATATTGCCATCACTACACTTATAATCAATAGTAACTGCTTGACTTTTAATTGTAATGCCCCTCTCTCTTTCAATATCCATACTATCAAGAATTTGACTTTTGAATTCACGATCTGAGATTATCTTAGCCTTTTGTATAAATCTATCTGCTAAAGTTGATTTACCATGATCAATATGTGCAATAATACAAAAATTTCTTTTATAAGAACTAATTTTAAAACCTCCCCCAAGCTAAATATAGTATTTAGAAATATTACAACTAATATACATTTTTATTAAGCAAAAAATTTTTAATCTGAATCTTTGATTTTAAAACATAAGGAGAAAACCTAGGAGCAAGATCGACTATCAACTTCCAAGTATCTATAGCTCTTAACTTATGTTTATGCTGCTCATAACTATAAGTAGCATAAGCAATATTATACACTACTTCCCAAAAATCTGTAGACTTAAAACTAGTCTTAACATCAGTATATTCATTTATTTTTTGAATGAAAGATCTTAAATTTTTAAACTCATAAAGAGGTTCATAATAGCTCACATAGTCATACATTTTAGTCAAAATACCAACAGCAGCCACAAGCCCATGAGTAATCGCAAGCTCATAAGCACCCATTTTTAAATATACTTTTGACAATAATTGATGAGTATCAATAATATCATAATTATTAAACCTATAAAGATTAAAAGTAAAATCCAGACCAGAAGTTCCCCTTACCTGTTTTAAATAAGAATGTAGATAAAATGACATATTAAACTTATTATCCTTAGTATCTCCATATTTTTGCACGAAATAGTGATAATTATAATAATCATCACTATTTGAAAATTTAGTTAAAATTTCATTTAAATAATCAATCATATCAACATAATTATCTTCAACCTCTGCAATCTTTGCCAAAGAAAAAAGTATTTTCTTCTCAAAAGCTCGCTCCAATAAATAATCTTTATCTTCCAAGGCTTTTTGAAGATGTAATTTTTCAAGTGTAACATTGCCAATCATGCTATAAGCGACGGATAAATAATAATGTACCTCTGGATATATTCCTTTTCTAAGCAAAGCTTCCTGTAAATAATTAATTGCACTAGTAAGATTAGACTTAATAAATCCTTCTTTAGAATAAATAAACTGCCTTCCTTTTTCAAGCAAAATCCAATATGGAAATTCTTTAACACCTGATGAATTCAAATTGAAGATCAAGCTGAAAATAAAAAGGAACACAAAAGATCTTAACATATTATAAATATATTAAATTTTCTCACAAATTGCGAGAAAATTTAATATCTAAATCCTTTAGATCTAAACAAATTTAAATATCATCAAAAAGACCATCACAAAAAGTGCAACAGACTCTATTAGACCTAAAACCAAAAGATTTGTTGCAAATCCTTTACCAGTCTCAGCAAAAGCGTCACAAGCACCTGCAGCAGTTTTACCTTGTGCAAAAGCAGAAATAGAAATTGCAAGGCCACCACCAAAACCAGCTCCGAATAATAACCAAGGATCTGTCTGTGTCATTACCCCTGCTAAAGTATTCATCAAAATATAACCATATATTATTTGTGTAAGGGGTGCTGAAACAAACACAATTAATAAAAAAGGAGCGGGTTTGCCCTGCACATAACACCTCTTCCATGCACCAATAGCAGCACTACCAGCAGCTCCCATACCCAAAGCTGAACCTATTGCAGCCATTGTTAAAGCCGAATTAACTCCTATTAAACCTATATCCATAATTCTCTCCTTATTTAATCTTTAATTTTTCTAAAAGGTCTATAAGAATATCCATTCCATTCTTGACCTAAATGGTTTGAAAATTCAAGCATATTAAGTCTTACTCCATGAACAATAACAGATAATAAAGATAATACTATATTTAGGATATGTCCAAAAAGTATCACAATAATGCCACTTATTATAAGACCAATATTAGATGATTTTAATAAAGCTACTGACATGCTATTAAAACTATCAGAAATTGCAAGTCCTGCAAGTCCAACAGCAAAAAGTCTAATATAAGATATTATGTCTGCAAATCCTGAAACAGTAGCTAAAAATTGTTCTATTATTCCTGCAACGCTCTTTAATATGCACATAAAAAAATTTGAACCATCTTGTTTTTCAAAAATAAAGACAAGCATAACCCCAACATATATCATATTAAGAACAATACTGTGCATAGGGAACCTATCTCTACCAAGTATTAAATTGAGAACAAGATAATAAAGCCCAGCAATCACAATAAGCCACCCAATTTGAGCAATTGAATGTATACGTGGTTTTTCCTTCACTTTTCGAATAAAATTCCACATGTGAGCCAATGATATTTGCAAAACACCTATTGTAAAACATATAAACATAATATTTTGCATACCATTAGTTCCTGTCAAATACCCAATCTTGAAAGACTTTAAAAGCGGAAACAATTCAAGAATAAAAGGATTACTTCCAAACCAAGTACCAGTGACTGAACCATATAATATTGCCGACATACTCAAATAAAATATTAAAGCATGAACAGATGTTAAAGGTTTACCTTTTATAGAATCTCTTAAACTGAGAAAAATACCTATCAATAAAAATATTATTCCATAAGCCGCATCACCAATTATCATCCCAAAAAACACGAAGAAAAACAACATAAAAATACAACTAACATCTCTCTCTTTATAACCAGGTATTGTTTCTAAAACATCGAAAATAGGTTTGGCAAGCTTAGAAATCCCCTTTCGCTTTATATAAGTAGGCACAAATTCATCACCCGGCTCTGTAAATTGTACCACAAAATTACCCTTCAAATTTTGAAATGATTCTTTCTTATCTTCAGGAACAAATCCTGTAATATACACAAAATTGTCACTCTCCAAGTCCATATCAGCCACAACTTGCTCAAACTCAACAATCTGATCGTACTCTTTGATTGCATCTCTTAAAACGTCTCTATATTTATTTAGAATTGATAATTGTGTCAATTTCTGATCCAAAATTTCACCAATGACTCTTAACTTACTCTCAATAAAATCAAGATCAAATTCAAACTCATATTC
It contains:
- a CDS encoding ATP synthase subunit K (produces ATP from ADP in the presence of a proton gradient across the membrane; the K subunit is a nonenzymatic component which binds the dimeric form by interacting with the G and E subunits), with translation MDIGLIGVNSALTMAAIGSALGMGAAGSAAIGAWKRCYVQGKPAPFLLIVFVSAPLTQIIYGYILMNTLAGVMTQTDPWLLFGAGFGGGLAISISAFAQGKTAAGACDAFAETGKGFATNLLVLGLIESVALFVMVFLMIFKFV
- a CDS encoding V-type ATP synthase subunit I; this encodes MIVKMSKVLILTLLKYQRESLEILRELGVVHINFCNRVSESLEKVVKDREILIQALSLLRDDSEVKILSSSNENFLDIAKSIISLASEIKDLKDMQQSLFHKRDIISCWGYFSLELINKLRESNVYVQFFKSELDEYRKLLTSSEIKVALINNYKGKTYFVAINDSKQTIDTAEEYEFEFDLDFIESKLRVIGEILDQKLTQLSILNKYRDVLRDAIKEYDQIVEFEQVVADMDLESDNFVYITGFVPEDKKESFQNLKGNFVVQFTEPGDEFVPTYIKRKGISKLAKPIFDVLETIPGYKERDVSCIFMLFFFVFFGMIIGDAAYGIIFLLIGIFLSLRDSIKGKPLTSVHALIFYLSMSAILYGSVTGTWFGSNPFILELFPLLKSFKIGYLTGTNGMQNIMFICFTIGVLQISLAHMWNFIRKVKEKPRIHSIAQIGWLIVIAGLYYLVLNLILGRDRFPMHSIVLNMIYVGVMLVFIFEKQDGSNFFMCILKSVAGIIEQFLATVSGFADIISYIRLFAVGLAGLAISDSFNSMSVALLKSSNIGLIISGIIVILFGHILNIVLSLLSVIVHGVRLNMLEFSNHLGQEWNGYSYRPFRKIKD